AGAACAATAAAGAGATCCTGACCATGGCACTTACCCGCGAACAAATGGCCCAACGTGTAGCCCGTGAACTCAAGGATGGCTACTACGTCAACCTCGGCATTGGCATCCCGACCCTGGTGGCCAACTACGTCCCGGCCGATATGGACGTAATGCTGCAATCGGAAAACGGCCTGCTGGGCATGGGTGAATTCCCCACCGAAGCGCAGCTGGACGCCGACATGATCAACGCCGGCAAGCAGACCGTCACCGCCCGCACCGGCGCCTCGATCTTCAACTCGGCCGAATCCTTCGCCATGATCCGCGGCGGTCACGTCGACCTCACCGTACTCGGCGCCTTTGAAGTGGACGTGCAAGGCAACATCGCCTCGTGGATGATCCCCGGCAAGCTGGTCAAGGGCATGGGCGGGGCGATGGACCTGGTGGCCGGTGCCGACAACATCATCGTCACCATGACCCACGCCTCGAAGGACGGCGAGTCCAAGCTGCTGCCGCG
This portion of the Pseudomonas sp. SORT22 genome encodes:
- a CDS encoding CoA transferase subunit B encodes the protein MALTREQMAQRVARELKDGYYVNLGIGIPTLVANYVPADMDVMLQSENGLLGMGEFPTEAQLDADMINAGKQTVTARTGASIFNSAESFAMIRGGHVDLTVLGAFEVDVQGNIASWMIPGKLVKGMGGAMDLVAGADNIIVTMTHASKDGESKLLPRCSLPLTGAGCIRKVLTDLAYLEIENGAFILRETAPGVTVEEIIEKTAGKLIVADDVKEMTF